The DNA window GTAGAACTTCCAAATGGATAATAAGTAAAGGTATAATTGGAAGGGTTATTGACGAATTGAGAATTAAAACTGGTAAGATTTACACTGCCATATCCGGTACTTGGATTAGGGCAGAAGGATTGAGTCACTGAATTTTGTAAAATGGAAACCTTATCCGTATAAATTTTTACGTTTTTAATTGAATGTCTAGATCTTGCACCGCCCGTAGAAGATGAAAATCCGAAATATCCAACAGTCATTGCAGCTGCCGTGCCTGAAGGAGCGAAAGACTGATTACAAATGACATTGCCATCCATAGTGATCTTTACGATCCAGTTCGTGGGAGCGGCCGGATCTACCTGTGCTGTCACTTCAACGTGCTTAAAGGTTGTTCCTTGGAAGGGTTGTGTGCTATTCAGATCAGGTGAATGAAATGAACTCCCCGGAACATTAAAGAATTCTACATTATTGGTGTCGGTTGTATTTTGAACCTGTCCATAGGCAACATGGACTTTACTCATTGTTGTTGAGGTGGTATTGTTGTAAGAGTCGAATCCAACAATGAAACCAACAGCATTTTGAGAAACTCCGATTCCGGAACCTAATACACTTGCAATAGGTGGGTTTGCCAGATACCAGAATGCAATTCCGTCTCCATTGTAATTTTGGTTAGAATCCATTCTAAAATCAAATTCTACTCTCCATTTATCACAATATTTCAAGTTGATTGGATCGTTCAGCCGGATGGATCCGGACTGGTCGTTAGTGTCAGCAGTGAGTTGAATAAAATCAGTATTTATCGCTGCTGTTGGGACTAACGTCCATCCAGTTGTATTGACGGGATTTCCGCTAAGCTGATAGGTTTGAGCTAGTGATAAGTTTCCCGATATAAAAAGTATAACTATAATAAAATTAACCAGTAGTTTTTTATTCATTTAAATGGGATTTAGATTAATATGTAAAGATATTAAATCCTCTTAAATAAATGTGTACTTAATGTTAATTTTGTTAAAAAAATGTGTTTTTATTCAAAAAATAATATTTCTTAAGATGAAATAGTGAAAGTTATTCGTTCAATTGAAGGTTTGTCTTAATTGATTCAAAATAAGGAATTGCTATCGAGTCCCTCAAAATAGCTGTCAATTTCCAAATCGGGAGAGTTGGCTGCAGCCACTGCCAGTTTATCGCAAAGTTCATTTTCGAAATGGCCGGCATGCCCTTTTACCCAATGCATTTTGGGTGTATGCGTATTATAAAGCTCAATAAATCTCTTCCACAGATCAGGATTTTTTACATTTTTCCAGCTTCTTTTAATCCAGCCTGAAATCCAGTTTTGATTAACGGCATCTGCTACATATTTACTGTCTGTATAAACATGAATATCATTTTCTGTAGACTTCAGTTTTTCCAACGCCGTAATGACGGCTAGAAGTTCCATCCTGTTGTTGGTGGTTTTTCGGAAGCCTTTGGAAAATGTTTTCTGATAGTTTTTTTCAGGTACGCGCATGAGGATGCCATATCCGCCTTTTCCGGGGTTTCCGCTGCATGCTCCATCGGTATAGATTTCGATTCTCAAATCTGCTTTATAAAAATTGAATTATTTATTTTTTTAACCCTCTTTACATGTTATGTTTAAAAAGGGAAGTCGTCATCGTCATCAAAATCGTTCATCGATGATCCTGAAAGTTTTGAACTATCCGGCAGATCAAATGCTGCCCCTGGTTGAATTGTTGTTTTAATTTTATCAAAGCCACTAGGTTCGCCGAAGTTAGATGGGTATCCACCACTGGCACCACCATCAAATGCAGCTTCAATATCTCCAAATTTTGCAAAATGTTTCAGGAAAGATAGTCTGACGTCCGCCGTGGCGCCATTTCTGTGTTTTGCAATAATCAATTCTGCCTGATTTTCAGTAGTTGTTTCCTGTCCTTCATCATCATTATCCCACACTGTAATTTTGTAGTATTCAGGTCTGAAAATGAAAGATACAATATCCGCATCCTGCTCAATCGCTCCGGATTCCCTAAGATCTGAAAGCTGAGGTCTTTTTCCAGGACGGGTTTCCACACTTCTTGAAAGCTGGGAAAGTGCAATCACCGGAACATTCAATTCTTTTGCAATTGCCTTTAATGAACGTGAAATCATGGAAATCTCCTGTTCACGGTTTCCAACTCCTTTTCCTCCGCTTCCGGCTGTCATCAGCTGAAGGTAATCGACCATGATAAGCCTTACTCCATGCTGCATAACCAATCTTCGGCATTTTGCACGGAAGTCGAATATGGAAAGTGATGGTGTTTCATCAATATATAAAGGAGCGTTTTCCAATTCGGAAACATTAGAGAACAGCCTTTGCCATTCTTCGTCGTCAAGTGTTCCTTTTCGTAGTTTTTCAGAAGAAATTTTTGTTTCTGAAGCAATCATCCTTGTGATAAGCTGTACAGATGCCATCTCGAGAGAGAAAAGTGCCATTGGGATTTTGTGTCCTACGGCGATATTTCTTGCCATTGACAAAAGAAATGCTGTTTTCCCCATCGCGGGACGAGCCGCAATGATGATAAGGTCAGAATTCTGCCATCCACCGGTTTCCTTGTCTATATCTCTAAAT is part of the Chryseobacterium lactis genome and encodes:
- the rnhA gene encoding ribonuclease HI, with the translated sequence MRIEIYTDGACSGNPGKGGYGILMRVPEKNYQKTFSKGFRKTTNNRMELLAVITALEKLKSTENDIHVYTDSKYVADAVNQNWISGWIKRSWKNVKNPDLWKRFIELYNTHTPKMHWVKGHAGHFENELCDKLAVAAANSPDLEIDSYFEGLDSNSLF
- the dnaB gene encoding replicative DNA helicase, with protein sequence MAQKETLSSLTHGNFAKELSIADGKMPPNAVDFERLVIGTFLIDKKGLDHSIDLLTSEVFYDPRHQIIFSSILKLYEGNHPVDLMTIIQELKKEDKLSQAGGDHYIIDLTMGVSSSAHIEYHVRVILEKYILRSLINVSANVIDSSYKESTDVFELLDKAEQSFFEITNGTIKKGFDTANSLVKQAIDTIKSLKDKQGLSGVPSGFRDIDKETGGWQNSDLIIIAARPAMGKTAFLLSMARNIAVGHKIPMALFSLEMASVQLITRMIASETKISSEKLRKGTLDDEEWQRLFSNVSELENAPLYIDETPSLSIFDFRAKCRRLVMQHGVRLIMVDYLQLMTAGSGGKGVGNREQEISMISRSLKAIAKELNVPVIALSQLSRSVETRPGKRPQLSDLRESGAIEQDADIVSFIFRPEYYKITVWDNDDEGQETTTENQAELIIAKHRNGATADVRLSFLKHFAKFGDIEAAFDGGASGGYPSNFGEPSGFDKIKTTIQPGAAFDLPDSSKLSGSSMNDFDDDDDFPF